A window of the Hippoglossus stenolepis isolate QCI-W04-F060 chromosome 8, HSTE1.2, whole genome shotgun sequence genome harbors these coding sequences:
- the msh5 gene encoding mutS protein homolog 5 isoform X1, whose product MATLEGFRGGGGGELVFDGPGINGDEEEEDSAAVLLSVLAQHGQVGLCFYNSENSSLHYMIDMPDNHELQLLARVIQEVSPHVIITSAKQERCMTRFLQQLGSNPDYKPEVVTYPYVDFGLEVSKQRLLSAHLPSLPPSISERDKMSYLSSCISFDSPLMLRTVGALLKCLDRRRVGVELEDSSVRVPILQFNAYSLKGVVYIDRDTYSVLQIFKSELHPSVYKLHSGEKEGLSLYGILNRCRCKFGSRLLRQWFLRPTRDLAVLHRRQEVIRFFSSPQNSDVQSTLQSSLRNIRNIPTLLRRMSLSHTKVTDWQGLYKTVYSTVCIRDTVRHLPQSIQLFREISEGFSDDLHHISSVISRVVDFEASIAENRFTIKPNVDPAIDEKKRRMMGLSDFLTDVARRELEHLEARIPSCCVIYIPLIGFLLSVPRLPSMVEREDFEIEGLDFMFLSEDRLHYRSQRTKELDHLLGDLHCDIRDMETAVMTQLQNTILERSSSLYKVLDLAAELDCLMAMSSASQEYGYTSPKLTSHRSITITQGRHPLLELCAPVFVDNSFQSTESQGRVKIITGPNSSGKSIYLKQAGLIVFMALIGSNVPAKEAEIGLVDGIFTRMQSRESVSVGLSTFMIDLNQMAQALNCSTGNSLVLIDEFGKGTNTVDGLSLLAASMSHWLRKAPVDVPHVLLATNFHSLLQLGLLPSSALLSLLTLETAVDGDELVFLYQLKEGICHSSYAANIATLAGLPVSLVQRGVEVSELYRTGRPIKRIDKASTDEQANRCRSVVERFLNLNLEDKELDLQSFMKEELLPSAGELLNHS is encoded by the exons ATGGCAACACTGGAAGgtttcagaggaggaggaggaggagaactaGTTTTCGATGGGCCAGGCATAaatggagatgaagaggaggaagactcAGCTGCA GTTTTACTCAGTGTTTTGGCCCAGCATGGACAAGTGGGCCTCTGCTTCTACAACAGTGAGAACTCTTCTTTACACTATATGATAGACATGCCTGACAACCATGAGCTCCAACTGCTGGCCAGAG TTATCCAGGAGGTTAGTCCCCATGTGATCATCACCAGTGCAAAGCAGGAGCGCTGCATGACCCGCTTCCTGCAACAACTGG GTTCAAACCCAGACTACAAACCAGAGGTGGTTACTTATCCATATGTTGACTTTG GTCTGGAGGTTAGTAAGCAGAGGCTGCTCTCTGCCCATCTTCCTTCTCTTCCGCCTTCCAtttcagagagagacaaaatgTCCTACCTCTCCTCTTGCATCTCCTTTGACTCGCCTCTGATG ctgaGGACAGTGGGCGCTTTGCTAAAATGTCTGGACAGGAGGAGAGTGGGAGTGGAACTGGAAGACAGCAGTGTTAGAGTTCCTATCCTGCAGTTCAACGCCTACTCGCT GAAAGGTGTGGTGTATATTGATCGAGACACGTACAG TGTACTGCAGATCTTCAAGTCTGAGCTCCATCCATCAGTGTACAAGCTGCATTCAGGCGAAAAAGAAGGACTCAGTCTTTATG GTATACTAAATCGCTGTAGGTGTAAGTTTGGCTCCAGATTGCTCCG CCAGTGGTTTCTGAGGCCGACACGGGACCTGGCTGTTTTACacaggagacaggaagtgatacGTTTCTTCTCATCGCCTCAGAACTCAGACGTCCAGAGCACCCTGCAGTCTTCGCTACGCAACATCAGAAACATACCA actcTTCTGCGCAGGATGTCCCTCTCTCACACCAAAGTGACTGACTGGCAAGGTCTCTACAAG ACGGTGTACAGTACAGTGTGTATCAGGGACACAGTGCGGCACCTGCCTCAATCCATTCAGCTCTTTCGTGAAATCAGTGAGGGCTTCTCCGATGACCTCCACCACATCTCCTCCGTCATCAGCCGAGTT GTGGATTTCGAAGCCAGCATCGCAGAGAACCGCTTCACCATCAAACCAAATGTGGACCCAGCTATAGATGAGA agaagaggaggatgatgggattgtCTGACTTCCTGACAGATGTCGCCAGAAGAGAGCTGGAGCATCTGGAGGCTCGCATCCCCTCCTGTTGCGTCATCTACATCCCTCTG ATTGGATTCCTGCTCTCTGTTCCTCGCCTGCCCAGTATGGTGGAGAGGGAGGATTTTGAGATAGAGGGTCTTGATTTTATG TTTCTCTCAGAGGACCGTCTGCACTACCGCAGCCAGAGAACCAAGGAGTTAGACCACCTCCTGGGAGACCTGCACTGTGACATCAGAG ACATGGAGACGGCAGTGATGACACAACTGCAAAACACAATCCTGGAGAGGAGCAGCTCCCTCTACAAG gtCCTGGATCTCGCTGCAGAGCTCGACTGTCTGATGGCTATGAGCAGCGCCTCCCAGGAGTATGGCTATACCTCACCTAAGCTTACCAGCCACAGGAGCATAACAATCACACAGGGCAG ACATCCACTGTTGGAGCTGTGCGCCCCTGTGTTTGTGGACAACTCCTTCCAGAGCACAGAGTCGCAGGGCAGAGTCAAGATCATCACAGGACCCAACTCATCTGGCAAGAGCATCTACCTCAAACAG GCTGGTCTGATTGTGTTCATGGCTCTGATTGGTTCAAACGTGCCGGCGAAGGAGGCGGAGATCGGTCTGGTGGATGGGATCTTCACCCGCATGCAGAGCAGAGAGTCTGTGTCCGTGGGCCTCAGCACCTTCATGATTGACCTCAACCAg ATGGCCCAGGCTCTCAACTGCAGTACTGGCAACTCATTAGTTCTCATCGATGAATTTGGAAAAGGAACTAACACA GTGGACGGGCTGTCGCTGCTGGCTGCATCCATGTCTCACTGGCTGAGGAAAGCTCCAGTGGACGTTCCTCACGTCCTGTTGGCTACTAACTTCCACAGTTTGCTGCAGCTGGGCCTTCTACCCTCCTCTGCCCTGCTGTCTCTCCTG aCTCTAGAGACAGCAGTGGATGGGGATGAGTTGGTGTTTCTGTACCAGTTGAAAGAAGGGATCTGTCACTCCAGCTATGCTGCCAACATCGCCACTCTGGCAGGCCTGCCAGTTAGTCTTGTACAAAGAGGAGtggag GTGTCTGAACTTTACAGGACAGGAAGACCCATTAAACGCATTGACAAAGCTTCAACAGATGAGCAGGCAAACAG GTGCAGGTCTGTGGTGGAGAGGTTTCTGAACCTCAACCTGGAGGACAAAGAGTTGGATCTGCAGAGCTTCATGAAGGAAGAGctcctgccctctgctggagagCTGCTGAACCACAGCTGA
- the msh5 gene encoding mutS protein homolog 5 isoform X2, giving the protein MTRFLQQLGSNPDYKPEVVTYPYVDFGLEVSKQRLLSAHLPSLPPSISERDKMSYLSSCISFDSPLMLRTVGALLKCLDRRRVGVELEDSSVRVPILQFNAYSLKGVVYIDRDTYSVLQIFKSELHPSVYKLHSGEKEGLSLYGILNRCRCKFGSRLLRQWFLRPTRDLAVLHRRQEVIRFFSSPQNSDVQSTLQSSLRNIRNIPTLLRRMSLSHTKVTDWQGLYKTVYSTVCIRDTVRHLPQSIQLFREISEGFSDDLHHISSVISRVVDFEASIAENRFTIKPNVDPAIDEKKRRMMGLSDFLTDVARRELEHLEARIPSCCVIYIPLIGFLLSVPRLPSMVEREDFEIEGLDFMFLSEDRLHYRSQRTKELDHLLGDLHCDIRDMETAVMTQLQNTILERSSSLYKVLDLAAELDCLMAMSSASQEYGYTSPKLTSHRSITITQGRHPLLELCAPVFVDNSFQSTESQGRVKIITGPNSSGKSIYLKQAGLIVFMALIGSNVPAKEAEIGLVDGIFTRMQSRESVSVGLSTFMIDLNQMAQALNCSTGNSLVLIDEFGKGTNTVDGLSLLAASMSHWLRKAPVDVPHVLLATNFHSLLQLGLLPSSALLSLLTLETAVDGDELVFLYQLKEGICHSSYAANIATLAGLPVSLVQRGVEVSELYRTGRPIKRIDKASTDEQANRCRSVVERFLNLNLEDKELDLQSFMKEELLPSAGELLNHS; this is encoded by the exons ATGACCCGCTTCCTGCAACAACTGG GTTCAAACCCAGACTACAAACCAGAGGTGGTTACTTATCCATATGTTGACTTTG GTCTGGAGGTTAGTAAGCAGAGGCTGCTCTCTGCCCATCTTCCTTCTCTTCCGCCTTCCAtttcagagagagacaaaatgTCCTACCTCTCCTCTTGCATCTCCTTTGACTCGCCTCTGATG ctgaGGACAGTGGGCGCTTTGCTAAAATGTCTGGACAGGAGGAGAGTGGGAGTGGAACTGGAAGACAGCAGTGTTAGAGTTCCTATCCTGCAGTTCAACGCCTACTCGCT GAAAGGTGTGGTGTATATTGATCGAGACACGTACAG TGTACTGCAGATCTTCAAGTCTGAGCTCCATCCATCAGTGTACAAGCTGCATTCAGGCGAAAAAGAAGGACTCAGTCTTTATG GTATACTAAATCGCTGTAGGTGTAAGTTTGGCTCCAGATTGCTCCG CCAGTGGTTTCTGAGGCCGACACGGGACCTGGCTGTTTTACacaggagacaggaagtgatacGTTTCTTCTCATCGCCTCAGAACTCAGACGTCCAGAGCACCCTGCAGTCTTCGCTACGCAACATCAGAAACATACCA actcTTCTGCGCAGGATGTCCCTCTCTCACACCAAAGTGACTGACTGGCAAGGTCTCTACAAG ACGGTGTACAGTACAGTGTGTATCAGGGACACAGTGCGGCACCTGCCTCAATCCATTCAGCTCTTTCGTGAAATCAGTGAGGGCTTCTCCGATGACCTCCACCACATCTCCTCCGTCATCAGCCGAGTT GTGGATTTCGAAGCCAGCATCGCAGAGAACCGCTTCACCATCAAACCAAATGTGGACCCAGCTATAGATGAGA agaagaggaggatgatgggattgtCTGACTTCCTGACAGATGTCGCCAGAAGAGAGCTGGAGCATCTGGAGGCTCGCATCCCCTCCTGTTGCGTCATCTACATCCCTCTG ATTGGATTCCTGCTCTCTGTTCCTCGCCTGCCCAGTATGGTGGAGAGGGAGGATTTTGAGATAGAGGGTCTTGATTTTATG TTTCTCTCAGAGGACCGTCTGCACTACCGCAGCCAGAGAACCAAGGAGTTAGACCACCTCCTGGGAGACCTGCACTGTGACATCAGAG ACATGGAGACGGCAGTGATGACACAACTGCAAAACACAATCCTGGAGAGGAGCAGCTCCCTCTACAAG gtCCTGGATCTCGCTGCAGAGCTCGACTGTCTGATGGCTATGAGCAGCGCCTCCCAGGAGTATGGCTATACCTCACCTAAGCTTACCAGCCACAGGAGCATAACAATCACACAGGGCAG ACATCCACTGTTGGAGCTGTGCGCCCCTGTGTTTGTGGACAACTCCTTCCAGAGCACAGAGTCGCAGGGCAGAGTCAAGATCATCACAGGACCCAACTCATCTGGCAAGAGCATCTACCTCAAACAG GCTGGTCTGATTGTGTTCATGGCTCTGATTGGTTCAAACGTGCCGGCGAAGGAGGCGGAGATCGGTCTGGTGGATGGGATCTTCACCCGCATGCAGAGCAGAGAGTCTGTGTCCGTGGGCCTCAGCACCTTCATGATTGACCTCAACCAg ATGGCCCAGGCTCTCAACTGCAGTACTGGCAACTCATTAGTTCTCATCGATGAATTTGGAAAAGGAACTAACACA GTGGACGGGCTGTCGCTGCTGGCTGCATCCATGTCTCACTGGCTGAGGAAAGCTCCAGTGGACGTTCCTCACGTCCTGTTGGCTACTAACTTCCACAGTTTGCTGCAGCTGGGCCTTCTACCCTCCTCTGCCCTGCTGTCTCTCCTG aCTCTAGAGACAGCAGTGGATGGGGATGAGTTGGTGTTTCTGTACCAGTTGAAAGAAGGGATCTGTCACTCCAGCTATGCTGCCAACATCGCCACTCTGGCAGGCCTGCCAGTTAGTCTTGTACAAAGAGGAGtggag GTGTCTGAACTTTACAGGACAGGAAGACCCATTAAACGCATTGACAAAGCTTCAACAGATGAGCAGGCAAACAG GTGCAGGTCTGTGGTGGAGAGGTTTCTGAACCTCAACCTGGAGGACAAAGAGTTGGATCTGCAGAGCTTCATGAAGGAAGAGctcctgccctctgctggagagCTGCTGAACCACAGCTGA
- the LOC118114333 gene encoding sperm acrosome membrane-associated protein 4, which produces MRNLIFCVLVITALAPTQGEENEQGEPLMDSFTEEEDYLECFRCDLGFWDTCYTTQTNCSLGERCFTGRGKAADVLEVKTLGCVKAEECDVETSVELFPNQTVFVMTKHCCDKPFCNSAPKLPLCTLLYVTVAFLTTWHVTGPST; this is translated from the exons ATGAGAAATCTAATATTCTGTGTTCTCGTCATCACAGCGCTCGCTCCGACTCAAG GTGAGGAGAACGAGCAAGGAGAGCCGCTCATGGATTCATTTACAGAAGAGGAAGACTATCTGGAGTGTTTCCGCTGCGACCTGGGCTTCTGGGACACCTGCTACACCACCCAAACCAACTGCAGCCTCGGCGAGCGCTGCTTCACAGGCCGAGGGAAGGCAG CGGATGTTCTGGAGGTTAAGACTCTGGGTTGTGTGAAAGCAGAGGAATGCGATGTGGAGACCTCGGTGGAGCTCTTCCCCAACCAAACCGTCTTCGTCATGACCAAACACTGCTGTGACAAACCGTTCTGTAACTCGGCTCCCAAACTTCCTCTCTGTACTCTTTTGTACGTCACTGTGGCTTTTTTAACGACCTGGCACGTCACTGGACCCTCAACGTGA
- the LOC118114332 gene encoding uncharacterized protein LOC118114332 — protein MTAASPVCSPASSHSSPVCLPACHRHLRIGKALQTKLPLRSAPGVWLLLGVVVVLVGMSVAVAGYVSAEPKPVGGRGSTHAERMKLTGPVVMGVGLFIFICAATLLYENRDQEVLKYETSDDLEDLKGRYSWEDSQEQPSFGCQEQWECKDTEQGSWAAPAHTLPLSNQSWGPPLPPALPRTNRHNISSSTTSPDAGGGGNEKVDIKEEEKEGGSTLLARVLHHQEPTPHPPSPCLSVSHSSVYSDSCNSSEIHFNIRTDSPLPHQH, from the coding sequence ATGACTGCAGCCAGTCCAGTCTGCAGCCCcgcctcctcccactcctcacctgtctgcctcCCAGCATGCCACAGGCACCTGAGGATAGGCAAGGCCCTCCAGACCAAGCTGCCCCTGCGCTCTGCCCCCGGCGTGTGGCTTCTCCTGGGCGTAGTGGTGGTCCTGGTGGGCATGAGCGTGGCAGTGGCGGGCTATGTGTCCGCGGAACCGAAGCCCGTGGGAGGCCGCGGCAGCACCCACGCCGAGAGGATGAAACTGACGGGGCCCGTGGTCATGGGAGTGGGcctgttcatcttcatctgtgcTGCCACGCTGCTGTACGAGAACCGGGACCAGGAAGTCCTCAAATACGAGACGTCTGACGACCTGGAGGACCTGAAGGGAAGGTACAGCTGGGAGGACTCGCAGGAGCAGCCCAGCTTCGGCTGCCAGGAGCAGTGGGAGTGTAAAGACACAGAGCAGGGATCCTGGGCCGCTCCGGCCCACACACTCCCACTCTCAAACCAGAGCTGggggcctcctcttcctcctgctctgcctcgcaccaacagacacaacatcagcagcagcacaacatctCCGGATGCAGGTGGTGGAGGTAACGAGAAGGTGGAcataaaggaggaggagaaggagggagggtcAACCCTACTGGCCCGAGTCTTGCACCACCAGGAACCGACTCCTCACCCACCTTCCCCCTGCCTGTCCGTCTCCCACTCCTCCGTCTACTCGGACTCCTGCAACTCCAGTGAGATCCACTTCAACATACGGACAGACTCTCCTCTGCCGCATCAACACTGA